Proteins encoded together in one Neobacillus sp. FSL H8-0543 window:
- a CDS encoding 3-oxoacid CoA-transferase subunit A, with product MIQKRFENTAKAVADVHDGATLLVGGFGGSGLPSQLIAALVVQGAKNLTVVSNNIGAVSDGVAALISNNQVKKIICSFPVGPHADDLIARLQKNTIELEIAPQGTLAERIRAGGAGIPAFYTPTAAHTELGEGKESRVFNGRLHILEHAITGDFAFIKGHQADRWGNLVYNKTQRNFNPVMATAARITIAEVDEIVEVGGLDPENIATPSVFVHRLVKLEAVNEGRVEVNG from the coding sequence ATGATCCAGAAGAGGTTTGAAAATACTGCCAAGGCCGTTGCCGATGTACACGATGGAGCTACGCTCCTTGTTGGAGGATTTGGGGGAAGCGGACTGCCATCCCAACTGATAGCTGCCTTAGTTGTACAGGGAGCAAAGAATCTGACTGTTGTATCAAATAATATTGGTGCGGTTAGCGATGGTGTTGCCGCACTAATCAGCAATAATCAAGTAAAGAAAATCATTTGCTCTTTCCCTGTCGGTCCGCATGCTGACGATTTGATTGCACGTCTTCAGAAAAACACGATTGAGCTAGAAATTGCTCCGCAAGGAACATTAGCAGAACGCATTCGAGCTGGCGGTGCAGGGATTCCAGCCTTTTACACACCGACGGCAGCGCACACAGAACTTGGAGAAGGCAAAGAGTCGCGTGTGTTCAATGGCCGTTTGCATATCTTAGAGCATGCCATCACTGGTGACTTCGCTTTTATCAAGGGACATCAGGCCGATCGCTGGGGGAATCTTGTTTACAATAAGACACAGCGTAATTTTAACCCGGTCATGGCGACAGCAGCACGCATTACCATTGCCGAGGTGGATGAAATTGTGGAAGTCGGAGGATTGGATCCAGAGAACATTGCGACACCGAGCGTCTTTGTCCATCGTTTAGTAAAATTGGAAGCCGTGAATGAAGGGCGGGTGGAAGTAAATGGGTAA
- a CDS encoding 3-oxoacid CoA-transferase subunit B, producing MGKDKQKVGWSKIDLASRVAQDLDDGWFVNLGIGIPTLVADVIPEGREIILHSENGLLGLGPKPEPGEEDMDLVNAGKEPITLKPGGCFFSQSDSFAMIRGGHLDAAVLGAFQVSMYGDLASWKVPNDPLGRVGGAMDLTVGAKRVFLCMQHCTRTGESKIVEECTYPLTAPRCVDRIYTDLAVIDVTDEGLVVQELAPGVTFEYLQEHTAAPIKIHAASLQKETLHNND from the coding sequence ATGGGTAAGGACAAACAGAAGGTTGGATGGTCAAAGATAGACTTAGCTTCTAGAGTAGCTCAAGACTTAGATGATGGATGGTTCGTAAATCTTGGAATTGGAATACCGACACTTGTGGCTGATGTCATTCCTGAAGGCCGGGAAATTATTTTGCATAGTGAGAATGGTCTTCTTGGGCTCGGGCCAAAACCAGAACCGGGTGAAGAGGATATGGACCTTGTGAATGCTGGTAAGGAACCAATTACATTAAAACCAGGTGGCTGCTTCTTCTCACAATCAGACTCCTTTGCAATGATCCGCGGCGGTCACCTTGATGCAGCTGTACTTGGCGCCTTTCAAGTCTCGATGTACGGTGATCTTGCAAGTTGGAAGGTCCCGAACGATCCGCTTGGCCGTGTTGGAGGTGCGATGGATTTGACGGTTGGAGCAAAGCGTGTCTTCCTCTGTATGCAGCATTGCACGAGAACGGGAGAATCGAAAATCGTGGAAGAATGTACGTATCCACTGACAGCGCCACGCTGTGTAGACCGGATTTATACAGACCTTGCGGTGATTGATGTGACAGATGAGGGCCTTGTCGTCCAAGAACTAGCTCCAGGTGTTACCTTCGAATACCTGCAGGAACATACTGCTGCACCAATTAAGATTCATGCAGCTAGCTTGCAAAAGGAGACACTCCACAACAATGATTAG
- a CDS encoding GntR family transcriptional regulator, with the protein MIRHAKKPSIDRSSSVPLYKQIKEILIEELQAANGESGRPFSTEQDLVQRFHVSRAPVRQALKELTDEGYVYRERAKGTFPVQDLPVRPPGLELGGLVGFLRDQGLDCTSKILGIDRVLPTVNLCANLGLDPTDKVLRISRLILLKEKPLVWAQTNLFVSEDFHPTKRELETVDSIFALLQSEQGIFISRGDHQIFSSCANPEEVELLNVQNGDPILVIETKLYTRNDRLIGWRRAIHRSDDYKFSFTVNR; encoded by the coding sequence ATGATTAGGCATGCTAAAAAACCTAGCATCGACCGTAGCTCATCGGTGCCTCTATATAAACAAATCAAGGAAATATTGATTGAGGAGCTGCAGGCTGCTAACGGTGAATCTGGTCGCCCTTTTAGCACCGAGCAGGATCTCGTTCAGCGTTTCCACGTGAGTCGGGCACCTGTTCGTCAGGCACTGAAGGAGCTAACAGATGAAGGGTATGTTTACCGAGAGCGGGCGAAGGGCACCTTCCCTGTTCAGGATCTTCCCGTACGACCTCCAGGGTTAGAGTTAGGAGGACTAGTTGGTTTCCTTCGCGATCAAGGTTTAGATTGCACTTCGAAAATACTAGGTATAGATCGTGTCTTACCCACAGTGAATCTGTGCGCTAATCTTGGTCTTGATCCGACTGATAAGGTCTTGAGAATTTCTCGATTAATTTTGCTTAAAGAGAAACCACTTGTTTGGGCGCAGACAAATCTATTCGTATCGGAGGATTTCCACCCTACTAAACGGGAGCTTGAGACGGTTGACAGCATCTTCGCACTCCTTCAGAGCGAACAAGGTATATTCATTTCTCGTGGTGATCATCAAATCTTTTCATCCTGTGCGAACCCTGAAGAGGTAGAGCTTTTGAATGTTCAAAATGGCGATCCTATTCTCGTCATAGAGACGAAGTTATATACGCGAAATGATCGACTCATAGGCTGGAGAAGGGCTATTCATCGATCCGATGATTATAAGTTCTCTTTCACGGTGAACCGGTGA
- a CDS encoding NAD(P)/FAD-dependent oxidoreductase encodes MNSKSNLRIAILGGGIGGASAAVALRHAGFNVNVYEQAPAITEVGAGIGLRPPSINYYKEWGLLEEIERVTHKSVQIEILSDQAEVLLKEQWPALTDDTNEKWARLIHRADCLDTLINAIPSECLHLNHKCKDIVRHDDYAVIEFENGVKVEADLVIGADGIRSLTRSLFFSQAQPVFHHYHAYRALVNVDETYGLATGDTLRIVANDKVNIYLLPLKYRNQVSVDITVPHDDPTGRPKVPKEDMLNQLKNFHPDLQKIAENIDYWDVRALYDIDPVHQWSNSCITLLGDAAHSMLHNQGQGANMAIQDAGVLAECLLEADSVAEALQKYESLRKPVCHLFQNLSRQFHNDKEETFFPEKEFFEKTSE; translated from the coding sequence ATGAATTCAAAGTCAAATTTAAGAATTGCTATTCTTGGTGGGGGAATTGGTGGGGCATCAGCGGCAGTAGCTTTACGGCATGCAGGATTCAATGTCAATGTTTATGAGCAAGCTCCAGCTATAACAGAGGTAGGTGCAGGTATCGGTTTGCGTCCGCCATCCATCAATTATTACAAGGAATGGGGGCTTTTGGAGGAAATCGAGAGAGTAACCCATAAAAGCGTCCAAATAGAGATCCTTTCAGATCAAGCGGAAGTATTACTTAAGGAACAATGGCCAGCATTAACAGATGATACGAATGAAAAATGGGCGAGATTGATTCATCGTGCAGACTGTCTCGACACGTTGATTAATGCAATTCCATCGGAGTGCCTCCATTTGAATCACAAATGTAAAGACATCGTTCGCCATGATGATTATGCAGTAATTGAGTTTGAGAACGGTGTCAAAGTAGAAGCTGATTTGGTCATTGGTGCAGATGGGATTCGTTCCCTCACTCGTTCGCTATTTTTCAGCCAAGCTCAACCGGTTTTCCACCATTATCATGCCTATCGGGCTCTTGTAAATGTGGATGAAACATATGGTTTGGCTACTGGAGACACACTGAGAATTGTCGCAAATGATAAAGTCAATATCTATTTGTTACCGCTAAAATATCGGAATCAAGTATCCGTCGATATTACCGTACCACACGATGACCCTACTGGGAGACCGAAAGTACCCAAAGAAGACATGCTCAATCAATTAAAGAACTTCCATCCGGACCTCCAGAAGATTGCGGAAAATATAGATTATTGGGATGTTCGTGCACTATACGATATTGATCCAGTACATCAGTGGAGTAATAGTTGTATCACTCTGCTTGGGGATGCTGCACATTCAATGCTTCATAACCAAGGTCAAGGGGCAAATATGGCTATTCAAGATGCAGGAGTATTGGCTGAATGTTTACTAGAAGCCGATTCCGTTGCAGAAGCTTTACAAAAGTATGAGAGTCTAAGAAAACCAGTTTGTCATTTATTTCAAAATTTATCTCGCCAATTCCATAATGACAAGGAAGAAACTTTTTTCCCAGAAAAAGAATTTTTTGAAAAGACTTCTGAATAA
- a CDS encoding alpha/beta hydrolase has protein sequence MPVHPEIKKILDFIPQSDSKPKIIPEEHRKMFNAPVLPVEKRVQVHAVEERTVPTSEADILVRIYTPKEADSYPLLMYFHGGAFFTGNLESHDEVVRPICKESGYKVISIDYRLAPEHPYPAALVDCYHVTKWATEHKDELKWDGKNLAIAGDSSGGNLVAAVSLMARDKKEFTITKQVLYYPSLDLDFSEFRYPSLVENGKGYFVESDQLAEHNSFYLLGNVDTDHPLVSPIREENLEHLPAALVITAEYDPFRDEGELFAENLKKCGVQVETKRYEGATWLLRKVYPS, from the coding sequence ATGCCTGTACATCCCGAGATAAAAAAGATTTTGGATTTTATTCCCCAGTCCGACTCAAAACCGAAAATCATTCCAGAAGAACATAGAAAAATGTTCAATGCACCAGTTTTACCTGTTGAAAAACGAGTTCAAGTCCATGCTGTTGAAGAAAGAACTGTTCCGACTTCTGAAGCAGATATCCTAGTAAGAATTTATACGCCGAAGGAAGCCGATTCGTATCCACTTCTCATGTATTTTCATGGCGGCGCATTTTTCACCGGAAATTTAGAAAGTCATGATGAAGTTGTTCGCCCGATTTGCAAGGAATCCGGCTATAAAGTTATATCCATTGATTACCGACTTGCTCCTGAACACCCATATCCTGCTGCATTAGTAGATTGCTATCATGTGACAAAATGGGCGACAGAACATAAAGACGAATTAAAATGGGATGGGAAAAATCTCGCCATTGCAGGGGATAGTTCGGGTGGAAACCTAGTAGCTGCCGTTTCTTTAATGGCCCGTGACAAAAAGGAGTTTACCATTACGAAACAGGTATTATATTATCCATCCCTTGACCTCGACTTCAGTGAATTTCGTTACCCATCACTAGTGGAGAATGGAAAGGGTTATTTCGTAGAAAGTGATCAATTAGCTGAACATAACTCATTCTATTTGCTAGGAAATGTAGATACGGATCATCCGCTTGTTTCACCGATTCGAGAAGAAAATTTAGAACACCTTCCAGCGGCACTTGTCATTACAGCAGAGTATGACCCATTTCGTGATGAAGGGGAACTCTTTGCAGAGAACTTAAAAAAATGTGGTGTCCAGGTTGAAACAAAACGATATGAAGGTGCTACATGGCTTCTTAGGAAAGTTTACCCATCTTGA
- a CDS encoding MFS transporter encodes MKNKKFWSYENKLVLIFFFTVGFVFFDRLAINYLFPMISVDLGLNYTQLGLLGAGLALTWSVSGPLGGFISDKVKSKKAMLAVLVLLFSFVSLMHGLAQTFIMLFVLRLLMGIVEGPLIPQTQSILAMESSERRRGFNLGFTMNTSNALFGSILAPVLLVGLATKFDWHIAFYLTIIPGLILSFFILKQVKNPDPAKFHFMHETKSSEKVKIKDVLKHRNIWLSVIVFSLVMTVLMAFQIFGPTYLVQAKGLSDTTMSFVMASFGVGYAIFGFLIPTLSERTGRKPASSLSGLLLILVPLSIVFVDSIPLMMLLLFIGSAGSGVIGMSMSVIPVESAPLQYSGLAVGLTIGVGEFFGGFLNPMINGRLADIYGIQTPLYVAAAAGVIAFLLTFFYKETAPAKVQLTPEQEANKNVPVV; translated from the coding sequence ATGAAAAATAAAAAGTTTTGGAGTTATGAAAATAAGTTAGTATTAATCTTTTTCTTCACAGTCGGATTTGTATTCTTTGACCGTCTAGCCATTAACTATCTATTTCCAATGATTTCTGTAGATTTAGGACTAAATTATACACAATTAGGATTATTAGGTGCAGGTCTTGCGTTAACCTGGTCAGTGTCTGGTCCGTTAGGCGGTTTTATCTCGGATAAAGTGAAAAGTAAGAAAGCCATGTTAGCCGTTTTAGTTTTATTATTTTCCTTCGTTTCATTAATGCATGGTTTGGCACAAACATTCATTATGTTATTCGTGCTACGTCTATTAATGGGTATAGTAGAAGGTCCGCTGATTCCTCAGACACAATCCATTTTAGCAATGGAATCTTCAGAGCGTCGCCGCGGGTTCAACCTAGGCTTCACAATGAACACAAGTAATGCATTATTCGGAAGCATTTTGGCGCCTGTATTACTCGTTGGTTTAGCAACAAAATTCGACTGGCATATTGCGTTTTATTTAACGATTATTCCTGGGCTTATTTTAAGTTTCTTCATTTTAAAACAAGTGAAAAATCCAGACCCAGCGAAGTTCCATTTTATGCATGAAACAAAATCATCTGAAAAAGTGAAGATAAAAGATGTTCTTAAACACCGTAATATTTGGTTATCCGTTATTGTTTTTAGCTTAGTGATGACAGTGCTTATGGCATTCCAAATTTTTGGCCCAACCTATTTAGTACAAGCAAAAGGTTTATCTGATACAACCATGAGTTTCGTTATGGCATCATTCGGGGTTGGTTATGCCATCTTCGGTTTCTTGATTCCAACGCTTTCAGAGCGTACTGGCCGTAAACCAGCTTCTTCCCTTTCTGGATTGTTGTTAATTCTTGTACCGCTGTCAATCGTATTTGTAGATTCCATACCTTTAATGATGCTTCTTTTATTCATCGGTTCAGCTGGTTCAGGAGTAATTGGTATGTCTATGTCTGTTATTCCTGTTGAGTCTGCTCCATTGCAATACTCAGGTCTTGCAGTAGGGTTAACGATCGGTGTTGGTGAGTTCTTCGGTGGTTTCTTAAATCCAATGATTAACGGGCGCTTAGCAGACATTTATGGTATTCAAACACCACTATACGTAGCTGCTGCAGCAGGGGTAATTGCATTTCTATTAACATTCTTCTATAAAGAAACAGCACCAGCTAAAGTACAATTAACGCCAGAGCAAGAAGCCAACAAAAATGTTCCTGTAGTATAA
- a CDS encoding DsbA family oxidoreductase, which yields MGKRRLEDAIKQINHPIEVTYRCYELDPTAERDIKENMYQMLARKYGMSIAQAKVNTGNVVQMAKEVGLEYQMDTMILTNTFDAHRLTMFAKTQGLMKEMTERILHAYFTESKHIGDHQTLTELAAEVGLNREAVEKMLASDEMADAVRADEQTAKQYRITGVPFFLINKKYALTGAQPTETFVQALEKIISEDEITILNNQDGTVCDDDGCEIPNK from the coding sequence ATTGGCAAAAGGCGTCTGGAGGACGCCATTAAACAGATTAACCATCCCATTGAAGTAACATATAGATGCTACGAGCTGGATCCGACAGCAGAACGCGATATAAAAGAAAATATGTACCAAATGTTAGCCCGAAAATATGGAATGAGTATTGCTCAAGCAAAAGTAAATACGGGGAACGTGGTACAAATGGCAAAGGAAGTTGGATTAGAATATCAAATGGATACAATGATTCTAACGAACACCTTTGATGCTCACCGTTTGACGATGTTTGCAAAAACACAAGGATTAATGAAAGAGATGACCGAACGAATTTTACATGCCTATTTTACTGAATCCAAACACATTGGAGATCATCAAACTTTAACAGAGTTGGCAGCTGAGGTTGGTTTGAATCGGGAAGCTGTAGAAAAAATGCTTGCAAGTGATGAGATGGCAGATGCTGTTCGTGCTGATGAACAAACAGCTAAACAGTACCGGATTACTGGTGTCCCGTTTTTTCTTATTAATAAAAAATACGCCCTTACAGGTGCTCAGCCAACTGAGACATTTGTTCAGGCACTAGAAAAAATCATTTCAGAGGATGAAATCACCATTTTAAATAATCAAGATGGTACAGTCTGTGATGATGATGGCTGCGAAATTCCTAATAAATAG
- a CDS encoding cell wall hydrolase, translated as MPRVNYRNSDVDLMARMMRAEAEGEGKQGMLMVGNVIVNRVKADCIDFKDVRTVNDVIFQVQGGNFSFEAVQKGNVFYQRARTAEKRLAKQNLDYWREHPSKYSLWYFNPYGPCPPTWYDQPQSGQFKQHCYYEPKPGTCESVYIGP; from the coding sequence ATGCCAAGAGTTAATTACCGAAATTCAGATGTTGATTTAATGGCAAGGATGATGAGAGCGGAAGCCGAAGGTGAAGGCAAACAAGGAATGTTAATGGTGGGAAATGTAATTGTTAATCGTGTGAAAGCAGATTGTATAGACTTTAAAGATGTAAGAACAGTCAATGATGTGATTTTCCAGGTACAAGGAGGAAATTTTTCTTTTGAAGCTGTCCAAAAAGGGAATGTATTTTATCAAAGAGCGAGAACTGCTGAAAAAAGATTAGCAAAACAAAATTTGGATTATTGGAGAGAACACCCATCAAAATATTCGCTTTGGTATTTTAATCCATATGGACCATGTCCTCCTACCTGGTACGATCAACCTCAGTCTGGTCAATTTAAACAGCATTGTTATTATGAACCAAAACCAGGAACATGTGAAAGTGTTTATATCGGACCTTAG
- a CDS encoding DegV family protein — MRRIILTTESGADLPVELANKHNVKVVPMHVIMDGEDYLDGSLPVTDIYDYYERTKKIPSTTSTNSHEYHEFFTKIKSDYPDCIIIHIGYTSKASSSFQNAIIATEELEDIFLIDALNVTGGLMTIVMYAVAILENEPTIEPVRLVDLIESMIPKTRFAFVPGSLDFLRAGGRVSNLAYLGGALLKIKPRIELIDGNLVSTKKYRGKMDVVTEKLMQDYLDQYDIDREQLYLIYSIGLDEGIKQRMEGNAKEAGFKNVKWVQAGAMISTHAGPGGFGIAGLEV; from the coding sequence ATGAGAAGAATTATTTTGACGACAGAGAGTGGTGCAGATTTACCGGTAGAATTAGCTAACAAACACAATGTGAAAGTGGTTCCGATGCACGTGATCATGGATGGGGAGGATTATTTAGATGGTTCTTTACCTGTAACAGATATCTATGATTATTATGAGCGGACAAAAAAAATACCCTCGACCACGTCGACAAATTCACATGAATACCATGAATTTTTCACAAAGATAAAAAGTGATTATCCTGATTGCATCATTATACATATTGGTTATACATCAAAGGCCTCTTCTTCCTTTCAAAATGCCATCATTGCAACAGAAGAGCTGGAGGATATTTTTCTAATTGATGCTTTGAATGTAACTGGCGGATTAATGACCATTGTGATGTATGCGGTTGCCATATTAGAGAATGAACCAACGATAGAACCTGTTCGATTAGTTGATTTGATTGAGTCAATGATACCTAAAACAAGATTTGCATTCGTTCCAGGAAGCTTAGATTTTTTAAGAGCAGGAGGGCGTGTTAGTAATTTAGCATATCTCGGTGGGGCATTGTTAAAAATAAAGCCCCGGATCGAGCTGATTGACGGAAATCTTGTTTCAACCAAAAAGTACCGCGGGAAAATGGATGTCGTTACAGAAAAACTGATGCAAGATTACTTAGATCAATATGATATTGATAGAGAACAACTTTACTTAATATACTCGATTGGACTTGATGAAGGGATCAAGCAGAGGATGGAAGGTAATGCAAAGGAAGCAGGCTTCAAAAATGTAAAGTGGGTTCAAGCAGGCGCGATGATTTCTACACACGCTGGACCTGGAGGCTTTGGAATCGCAGGCTTGGAAGTGTAG
- a CDS encoding ABC transporter substrate-binding protein — protein MKAFFKKWGLLSAVFLVSMVIIVGCGTQKQTTQNEKNGEKEVSQQEIDKKSAQSFPITLTDDAGREVTIEEKPETIVSIQTSSTEIAFALGLGDQIVGVSDYDNYPPEALEKEKVGAQDINVELVLTLLPDMALVTDYHYKTHPETLQQFEDAGINVIVIGSATSFENVYRNIDMIGTATGSETEANEIISDMKQRLSAIKEKAAEEITDKKKVWVEVSPAPDIFTTGTNTFMHEMLESIQATNAAEEHEGWVKLTEEEIVKLNPDVIITTYGYYVENPKDQVLARKGWAEVPALKKQQVFDVDSDTVTRPGPRLIEGVETLAELIYPEIFK, from the coding sequence ATGAAGGCGTTTTTTAAAAAATGGGGTTTATTAAGTGCTGTTTTTCTAGTAAGTATGGTGATCATTGTAGGTTGTGGTACACAAAAGCAAACCACTCAAAATGAAAAAAATGGAGAGAAAGAGGTTTCTCAACAAGAAATCGATAAGAAAAGCGCACAGTCCTTTCCAATTACCCTTACAGATGATGCAGGCAGAGAGGTGACAATTGAGGAAAAACCGGAAACCATTGTTTCCATTCAAACGAGTAGTACAGAGATTGCCTTTGCCCTTGGATTAGGTGATCAGATTGTTGGTGTTTCAGATTACGATAATTACCCACCGGAAGCGCTGGAAAAAGAAAAGGTAGGGGCACAGGATATCAATGTAGAACTCGTTCTCACACTTCTTCCGGATATGGCTCTTGTGACAGACTATCATTACAAGACGCACCCAGAAACGCTACAACAGTTTGAAGATGCTGGTATTAACGTGATTGTGATTGGAAGTGCTACCTCATTTGAAAATGTATATAGAAATATTGACATGATTGGTACAGCTACCGGAAGTGAGACAGAAGCAAACGAAATCATCTCTGATATGAAGCAGCGTTTAAGTGCCATCAAAGAAAAAGCAGCAGAAGAGATTACCGATAAAAAGAAAGTCTGGGTGGAGGTTTCACCGGCACCAGATATTTTTACAACAGGAACAAACACATTTATGCATGAAATGCTCGAATCGATTCAAGCTACGAACGCTGCAGAGGAGCACGAGGGCTGGGTAAAACTGACGGAGGAAGAGATCGTCAAATTAAATCCTGATGTCATCATTACTACTTATGGATACTATGTAGAAAATCCAAAAGATCAAGTATTAGCTCGTAAGGGATGGGCGGAAGTGCCCGCTCTAAAAAAACAACAGGTGTTTGATGTGGATAGCGATACCGTTACTAGACCAGGTCCTCGTTTAATTGAAGGAGTCGAGACACTTGCGGAACTTATCTACCCTGAAATTTTTAAATAA
- a CDS encoding iron ABC transporter permease, translating into MRNLSTLKFLNNKIAWLYLLSGGFVLSTALLGLLISSVQVPVSTILHIIIDKSLSLGWLEDIARNEEMIIWNIRLPRVLLAFCVGASLALAGSAFQGLLRNPLADPYTIGVSSGASLGAVFVLFFQVTIVGIGNFTLPVVAILSGFLTLLIVFGLVRLSSRSLAIETIILAGIIVSAFIGAIVSLIISLSDQDSMSQIIYWLYGNVGMRGWSHVQLIVPFMLLGSIILFVHYRELNALALGEDAADHIGVDVKKGKTYILIGASLLTGAAVAVSGSIGFVGLVIPHLVRLVTGPNHRYVLPLSMFVGGGFLILADLVSRTIIAPKELPIGVITALIGAPVFALLLIRERVGRRG; encoded by the coding sequence TTGCGGAACTTATCTACCCTGAAATTTTTAAATAATAAAATAGCTTGGTTGTATCTTCTAAGTGGTGGGTTTGTACTTAGTACAGCCCTCCTTGGCTTATTAATAAGTAGTGTCCAAGTCCCAGTTTCTACTATATTACATATCATCATCGATAAATCCTTGAGCCTTGGCTGGCTTGAAGATATCGCGAGAAATGAAGAAATGATTATTTGGAATATCCGTCTGCCAAGAGTGCTTCTTGCATTTTGTGTTGGTGCATCCCTTGCTTTAGCGGGTTCCGCTTTTCAAGGGCTTTTACGCAACCCATTAGCAGACCCGTATACGATTGGGGTGTCTTCTGGTGCTTCTCTAGGTGCCGTTTTCGTTTTGTTTTTTCAAGTTACCATTGTTGGTATTGGGAACTTTACGCTTCCGGTCGTTGCAATTTTAAGTGGCTTTTTAACACTGCTTATTGTATTTGGCCTTGTTCGATTAAGCAGCAGGAGCTTAGCAATTGAAACCATCATCTTGGCGGGGATAATTGTAAGTGCCTTTATTGGAGCGATTGTGTCTTTGATTATTTCATTAAGTGATCAAGATTCGATGTCACAAATTATCTATTGGTTATATGGAAATGTGGGCATGAGAGGATGGAGCCATGTCCAGCTGATTGTACCATTTATGCTCCTTGGTTCGATTATATTGTTCGTTCACTATCGGGAGTTAAATGCGCTTGCCCTGGGGGAGGATGCTGCAGATCATATCGGTGTGGATGTAAAAAAAGGGAAAACCTATATCTTAATTGGTGCCTCTTTACTTACGGGAGCAGCAGTAGCTGTATCAGGATCGATTGGCTTTGTTGGACTCGTTATTCCACATCTTGTCCGCCTAGTAACCGGCCCGAATCATCGCTATGTCCTTCCATTATCGATGTTCGTTGGCGGTGGTTTTCTAATTTTAGCTGATTTAGTTTCGAGAACAATTATTGCTCCAAAGGAATTACCGATTGGCGTTATTACCGCATTGATCGGTGCACCAGTCTTCGCACTATTATTGATTAGAGAAAGAGTGGGACGGAGGGGATAG